From a region of the Methanobacterium sp. genome:
- a CDS encoding NAD(P)/FAD-dependent oxidoreductase: MDITVIGGGPAGRTASIEAASIGENVTLIEGSAIGGTCLNEGCMVVCGLNDVSKFLNDAKNFENLGIIKNNYEFSFKEVTKGVKKTVGKISHVLETETKDAGVKIINGVGKLKEDYVVLNNENLKYDKLIIATGARPFIPEIEGAENGITYKDILNLTEIPEELIIIGSGVIAAEYANIFSNMGSIVHVLCRNQFLSILDKNIKKYVTKNLLPDVNIHENLQTNKIYKDHVSTDKGEINGKVLFATGMTPNSEIAVDMVDINEKGHIIVDDGMQTSHESIYAAGDVAGKIGNTPISRAEGVIAARNACGIHSKMEYTYIPQAINLYYDVSFVSSNNKDEGVEGYIPGSAGPGSFWRVLEGMTGLTKININENRDINELYSISPSSRTSMAYISKLLKEGQNIDDFDDFIEVHPSTDAIYKLMRFFARFE, translated from the coding sequence ATGGACATCACAGTTATTGGCGGAGGGCCTGCAGGTAGAACTGCTTCTATTGAAGCAGCAAGCATTGGAGAAAATGTAACTCTAATTGAGGGAAGTGCTATTGGGGGCACATGTCTTAATGAAGGGTGTATGGTTGTTTGTGGATTAAATGATGTTTCAAAATTTTTAAATGATGCAAAAAACTTTGAAAATCTTGGAATAATTAAAAATAATTATGAATTTTCATTTAAAGAAGTCACAAAAGGAGTTAAGAAGACAGTAGGTAAAATAAGCCATGTTCTTGAAACTGAAACTAAAGATGCTGGTGTAAAAATAATAAATGGTGTGGGAAAGCTTAAAGAGGATTATGTTGTTTTAAATAATGAAAACCTCAAATATGATAAATTAATAATAGCAACAGGTGCAAGACCCTTTATTCCAGAAATTGAAGGTGCTGAAAATGGTATTACTTACAAAGACATATTAAATTTAACAGAAATTCCAGAAGAATTAATTATTATTGGAAGTGGAGTAATTGCTGCCGAATATGCAAATATATTTTCTAATATGGGTTCAATAGTCCATGTTTTATGTAGAAATCAATTTTTAAGTATTCTGGATAAGAATATAAAAAAATATGTAACTAAAAATCTCCTTCCAGATGTTAATATCCATGAAAATCTGCAAACCAATAAAATTTACAAAGACCATGTTTCTACAGATAAGGGTGAAATAAATGGTAAAGTTCTCTTTGCAACAGGAATGACACCTAATTCAGAAATAGCAGTAGATATGGTGGATATTAATGAAAAGGGCCATATAATTGTTGATGATGGGATGCAGACAAGTCATGAGAGTATATATGCTGCAGGTGATGTTGCAGGTAAAATTGGAAACACTCCTATTTCAAGGGCAGAGGGAGTTATTGCAGCAAGAAATGCTTGTGGAATCCATTCCAAGATGGAATATACTTATATTCCTCAAGCAATAAATCTTTATTACGATGTTTCATTTGTAAGCTCTAACAATAAAGATGAAGGCGTGGAAGGGTATATCCCAGGATCTGCAGGGCCTGGCTCTTTTTGGAGAGTGCTTGAAGGCATGACAGGGCTTACAAAGATTAATATTAATGAAAATCGAGATATAAATGAATTATATTCAATATCCCCATCATCACGCACCAGCATGGCGTATATATCAAAGTTACTTAAAGAAGGGCAGAATATAGATGATTTTGATGATTTTATTGAAGTTCACCCTTCAACTGATGCTATATACAAGTTAATGAGATTTTTTGCAAGGTTTGAATAA
- a CDS encoding DUF5518 domain-containing protein, translating to MLNWKSLGIGIILAITLFFTFLSYNMGYISALSFFISAFIGGYLVGGSTKTGAIHGVLIGLFGSILSVLILLVLASFYSNNAVSLLSILLTIPLFFIYAVIGSIGGIIGALIKNRLSNGQ from the coding sequence ATGTTAAATTGGAAATCTTTAGGTATAGGAATTATTTTAGCTATTACATTATTTTTTACATTTTTATCATATAATATGGGCTATATAAGTGCATTGAGCTTTTTTATTTCTGCTTTTATTGGAGGTTATTTAGTTGGGGGCAGTACTAAAACTGGGGCAATCCATGGGGTGCTTATAGGCCTTTTTGGTAGCATATTATCTGTTTTAATATTATTGGTATTAGCTAGCTTCTATTCAAACAATGCTGTATCATTATTAAGCATACTCCTTACAATACCTCTATTCTTTATTTATGCAGTTATAGGATCGATTGGAGGAATAATTGGGGCATTAATCAAAAATAGACTTAGTAATGGCCAATAA
- a CDS encoding glycosyltransferase gives MKALFMVTGRGIGGDAAIAINISKSLSKYGVECEFALNHGSAGLLFKKNGIKWHETSIPQAGGHAATKSTLIKGGLKTVKAIFDAIKLYRNVKPDVVIGTIGGGAIVGCMAAKIASIPSVGVVSTPSDSKISKFTTVIALPESPLFNYQNTSENVYKTFMPINTEIINGNKENALKLMPDEYNPSLPTILLSSGSTLFEKMAIAACKLRDSNLKANIVVIGHPLDEKYLEYLETPGILYLGYIDWVRDLYKLADFVIITDDGVMLHEAIACDLPIITLLGVKYGRYHDMSQIFEGAMVESDLDNLHYNVANFMENMDKTKHKASQYAKDVLESADKIAKIIYENIK, from the coding sequence ATGAAGGCATTATTTATGGTTACAGGACGTGGTATTGGAGGAGATGCAGCAATTGCCATTAATATTTCCAAATCATTATCTAAATATGGTGTTGAATGTGAATTTGCCCTAAATCATGGATCAGCAGGCTTATTATTTAAAAAAAATGGCATCAAATGGCATGAAACAAGTATTCCTCAAGCAGGAGGACATGCTGCTACAAAATCTACTTTAATAAAGGGCGGACTTAAAACTGTCAAAGCTATTTTTGATGCAATTAAATTATACAGAAATGTAAAACCAGATGTAGTTATTGGAACAATCGGTGGTGGAGCCATAGTAGGTTGTATGGCTGCTAAAATTGCAAGTATTCCTTCAGTAGGTGTTGTTTCAACCCCTTCTGACTCAAAAATATCTAAGTTCACTACTGTAATAGCCCTTCCAGAATCTCCCCTATTTAATTATCAAAATACTTCTGAAAATGTGTATAAAACTTTTATGCCTATCAACACAGAGATTATCAATGGAAATAAAGAAAATGCACTGAAATTAATGCCAGATGAGTACAATCCATCATTACCTACTATTTTATTATCATCAGGCTCTACACTTTTTGAAAAGATGGCCATTGCAGCCTGTAAACTTCGCGATAGTAACCTCAAAGCCAATATAGTTGTTATTGGGCATCCTCTTGATGAAAAATATCTTGAATACCTTGAAACTCCTGGAATTTTGTATTTAGGCTATATTGATTGGGTACGTGATTTATACAAATTAGCAGACTTTGTTATTATCACTGACGATGGTGTGATGCTTCATGAAGCTATTGCCTGTGATTTACCAATTATAACTCTTTTAGGTGTAAAATACGGACGTTATCATGATATGAGTCAAATATTTGAAGGAGCAATGGTTGAAAGTGATTTGGATAATCTCCATTACAATGTAGCGAATTTTATGGAAAATATGGATAAAACAAAACATAAAGCTTCACAATATGCAAAAGATGTCCTTGAATCTGCTGATAAAATTGCAAAAATAATTTATGAGAATATTAAATAA
- a CDS encoding heavy metal-binding domain-containing protein, which yields MLASIKSFFVDNRWRFAAILIGTVLGFISAVICVYANLVVFGFNIMFIVSPLIAGFSESFIARRKHGKSTGAISALLIFLIINIYGWFFPKDPLVLNLFTLGGIALTIQAAVPILVNYLLFVVFIGTITYVMGLIGNFISRLLGKEIEEEKQTVDLPKMDLLFSTVPVIEDKNIIKHFGLITAEAILKEDKNGEKSSILKKMTPTNNKLYDLSKVRNEALKNLEYEAKEIGANAVLGVNINYESIGGLKGSTMIVTVGGNAVLYE from the coding sequence TTGCTTGCTTCAATAAAAAGTTTTTTTGTAGATAATCGATGGAGATTCGCTGCAATACTCATCGGAACTGTATTAGGGTTTATATCTGCTGTTATTTGTGTTTATGCTAATTTAGTTGTTTTTGGGTTTAATATAATGTTTATAGTATCTCCATTAATTGCAGGTTTTAGTGAATCATTTATTGCCCGAAGGAAACATGGAAAAAGCACTGGAGCTATAAGCGCCCTTCTAATATTCCTTATCATCAATATCTACGGTTGGTTCTTCCCTAAAGACCCACTTGTCCTAAATTTATTCACATTAGGAGGTATTGCACTTACTATTCAAGCTGCAGTTCCTATACTTGTAAATTATTTACTATTTGTAGTTTTTATTGGAACAATAACCTATGTTATGGGTTTAATAGGCAATTTTATATCCCGATTATTGGGAAAAGAAATAGAAGAAGAAAAACAAACTGTTGATCTACCTAAAATGGACCTTCTATTTTCTACTGTGCCTGTTATTGAAGATAAAAATATAATCAAACATTTTGGCCTAATAACTGCAGAAGCTATCTTAAAAGAAGATAAAAATGGAGAAAAATCTTCTATTTTAAAAAAAATGACACCAACCAACAATAAGTTATATGACTTGAGCAAAGTTAGGAATGAAGCATTAAAAAATTTAGAATATGAAGCAAAAGAAATTGGTGCAAATGCAGTTTTAGGCGTTAATATTAACTATGAAAGCATTGGCGGACTTAAAGGAAGTACAATGATTGTAACTGTAGGAGGCAATGCAGTTTTATACGAATAA
- a CDS encoding heavy metal-binding domain-containing protein, translating into MLILNTPNIEGKKITEYFGLVTGEALIGANVYKDLFSGVRDVVGGRTSAYEEEIKKARDIAINSMEEKGEKFGANAILGVNIGYHNLGGTMGNTIMVTVFGTAVKYE; encoded by the coding sequence ATGCTAATTTTAAACACTCCAAATATTGAAGGCAAAAAAATAACAGAATATTTCGGTTTAGTAACCGGAGAAGCTCTTATTGGAGCAAACGTCTATAAAGACCTCTTTTCTGGTGTTAGGGACGTTGTTGGCGGTAGAACTTCTGCATATGAAGAAGAAATAAAAAAGGCAAGAGATATTGCAATAAACAGCATGGAAGAAAAAGGAGAAAAATTCGGTGCTAATGCAATATTAGGCGTTAATATAGGATACCATAACCTTGGAGGAACCATGGGAAACACAATCATGGTAACCGTGTTTGGTACTGCCGTAAAATATGAATAA